A single genomic interval of Desulfovibrio sp. harbors:
- a CDS encoding TlyA family RNA methyltransferase, with amino-acid sequence MAKNPRQRADQLVFEQGLAESREQARRLIMAGKVMLALNIPGAPPQLVPKPGHPYPADTAFALLEPEPYVSRGAYKLITILDHFKLDVTGFACLDAGASTGGFTDCLLQRGAARVYAVDVGRNQLHEKLRSDPRVINLEGVNLRHAEADLIPEQVDMVVADVSFISLTLVLPACMTWLKPGGLVATLIKPQFELGPGETVKGVVRDEDARQRAVKKILAFSEANLNLRCRGVLPAAIKGPKGNQEYMALFERNTPAESPA; translated from the coding sequence ATGGCAAAAAACCCACGTCAACGCGCAGATCAGCTTGTTTTTGAACAGGGGCTGGCGGAAAGCCGCGAGCAGGCCCGCCGTCTTATCATGGCCGGCAAGGTCATGCTTGCCCTGAACATTCCCGGCGCTCCGCCACAGCTTGTGCCCAAGCCGGGGCATCCCTATCCCGCAGACACGGCCTTTGCCCTGCTGGAGCCGGAACCCTACGTCAGCCGTGGCGCCTACAAGCTGATCACCATCCTTGATCACTTCAAGCTGGACGTGACGGGCTTTGCCTGCCTGGACGCCGGGGCCTCCACCGGGGGCTTCACCGACTGCCTGCTGCAACGTGGGGCCGCCCGCGTATACGCGGTGGACGTGGGCCGCAACCAGCTGCACGAAAAACTGCGCAGCGATCCCCGCGTCATCAACCTTGAAGGCGTCAACCTGCGCCACGCCGAAGCCGACCTCATCCCCGAACAGGTGGACATGGTGGTGGCGGACGTTTCCTTCATATCGCTCACCCTGGTGCTGCCCGCCTGCATGACCTGGCTCAAACCCGGCGGGCTGGTGGCCACCCTTATCAAGCCCCAGTTCGAGCTAGGCCCTGGCGAAACCGTCAAGGGCGTGGTGCGCGACGAAGACGCCCGGCAAAGGGCGGTCAAAAAGATTCTGGCCTTCAGCGAGGCCAACCTCAACTTGCGCTGTCGTGGAGTGCTGCCCGCCGCCATCAAGGGCCCCAAGGGCAATCAGGAATATATGGCGCTCTTTGAACGCAACACGCCTGCCGAGAGCCCGGCGTAG
- a CDS encoding C-GCAxxG-C-C family (seleno)protein yields MTMGTQERILEMVHHCYWDNNANCAQTTLHCLEQLTGLPVHPSLYQATVGCHGAAGHGGQCGLMEGATLFLGLYCAAMGKSAEETEEICGRYALVFNRNFSSMACSDLRPGGFRADDPPHLCERFTVRAVTCLHDFVSCLK; encoded by the coding sequence ATGACAATGGGCACTCAGGAACGCATCCTCGAAATGGTGCACCACTGCTACTGGGACAATAATGCCAACTGCGCCCAGACAACCCTGCATTGCCTTGAGCAGTTGACGGGGCTGCCTGTACACCCATCGCTGTATCAGGCCACTGTCGGCTGCCACGGGGCAGCGGGCCATGGCGGGCAATGCGGCCTGATGGAAGGGGCCACGCTCTTTCTTGGACTGTACTGCGCCGCCATGGGCAAAAGCGCTGAAGAGACGGAAGAAATCTGTGGTCGCTATGCCTTGGTCTTCAACCGCAACTTCAGCAGTATGGCGTGCAGTGATCTTCGGCCCGGCGGTTTTCGCGCCGACGATCCTCCCCATTTGTGCGAGCGCTTTACCGTGCGGGCTGTGACCTGTCTGCACGATTTCGTCTCTTGCCTGAAGTAG
- a CDS encoding L-serine ammonia-lyase, giving the protein MLSVFDLFKIGIGPSSSHTVGPMVAGKAFAGELALLGLLPCIGRVTIDLFGSLALTGEGHGTTGAILGGLEGEEPASVDTARLARRTAELQNNADLTLICAHTIPFDYARDMRLHKGMFLPRHSNAMRLTAHAADGTEVYTRTYYSIGGGFIRTDADFDAETETWPTPPYPYKTAGELFAICEREGKTVAQIVMTNESFWHTAAEVRRRAQAVMDVMRDSVERGCYTDGVLPGGYNVRRRAPNLLRKVSALQAQGRRDLSLWPTLYAFAVAEENASGGRVVTAPTNGAAGVVPAVLTYYQNFYPHATEEGALDFLLTAGAIGLFYKTNASISGAEVGCQGEVGVACSMAAGAYCAVTGGNVKQVEVAAEIGMEHNLGLTCDPVGGLVQIPCIERNGVAAERAVNCAQLSRLEDGRQRVISLDAIIEVMYRTGLDLQSRYKETSLGGLAQAVAEGLERKKQGDTA; this is encoded by the coding sequence ATGCTCAGTGTTTTTGACCTGTTCAAGATTGGCATCGGGCCGTCCAGTTCACACACGGTAGGCCCAATGGTGGCGGGCAAGGCTTTTGCCGGAGAATTGGCGCTTCTGGGGCTGTTGCCCTGTATCGGGCGCGTTACCATTGATCTTTTTGGCTCTCTGGCGCTCACCGGCGAAGGGCACGGTACCACCGGGGCCATTTTGGGCGGGCTGGAAGGTGAAGAACCCGCCTCGGTGGACACGGCGCGTCTGGCGCGGCGCACGGCGGAACTCCAAAATAATGCCGACCTGACCCTCATCTGCGCGCATACGATTCCCTTTGACTACGCGCGCGACATGCGCCTGCACAAGGGCATGTTTTTGCCCCGCCATTCCAACGCCATGCGGCTCACGGCCCATGCCGCCGACGGCACCGAAGTCTATACCCGCACCTATTATTCCATCGGCGGCGGCTTCATCCGTACAGATGCGGACTTTGACGCCGAAACCGAAACCTGGCCCACTCCACCCTATCCGTACAAGACGGCTGGCGAACTGTTTGCCATTTGCGAGCGCGAAGGCAAAACCGTGGCCCAGATCGTCATGACCAATGAAAGTTTCTGGCATACGGCCGCAGAGGTGCGCCGCCGCGCCCAGGCCGTCATGGACGTCATGCGGGATTCGGTTGAACGCGGCTGCTACACTGACGGCGTGCTGCCGGGCGGCTATAACGTGCGGCGGCGCGCGCCCAACCTGCTGCGCAAGGTCAGCGCCCTTCAGGCCCAGGGTCGCCGCGACCTGAGCCTGTGGCCGACGCTGTATGCCTTTGCCGTGGCGGAAGAAAACGCCTCGGGCGGGCGGGTGGTCACGGCCCCCACCAACGGAGCCGCCGGTGTTGTGCCCGCTGTGCTGACCTATTACCAGAACTTCTACCCCCATGCCACGGAAGAGGGCGCGCTTGATTTTCTGCTCACAGCCGGGGCCATCGGCCTGTTTTACAAGACCAACGCCTCCATCTCCGGGGCGGAGGTCGGCTGCCAGGGCGAGGTGGGCGTGGCCTGCTCAATGGCGGCAGGAGCCTACTGCGCCGTGACGGGCGGCAACGTCAAACAGGTGGAAGTGGCTGCGGAAATCGGCATGGAGCACAACCTCGGCCTTACCTGCGACCCTGTCGGCGGCCTTGTGCAGATACCCTGCATTGAGCGCAACGGGGTGGCGGCGGAGCGCGCGGTCAACTGCGCGCAGCTTTCACGCCTTGAAGACGGGCGGCAGCGGGTCATCTCGCTGGACGCCATCATTGAGGTCATGTACCGCACCGGGCTCGATTTGCAGTCCCGCTACAAGGAAACGTCCCTGGGCGGCCTGGCCCAGGCCGTGGCCGAAGGTCTTGAGCGCAAGAAACAAGGCGATACTGCCTGA
- a CDS encoding putative quinol monooxygenase produces MSEIRIVAELEVLPQHREELMPVLQALVDGSRGEAGNIAYDLTEDLSNVCHFFVIETWASQQAIDEHNDTPHFRAFVGFVEGKLKGLAITLLKKVF; encoded by the coding sequence ATGAGTGAGATACGCATTGTGGCCGAACTGGAAGTGCTGCCGCAGCACAGGGAAGAACTTATGCCCGTGTTGCAGGCGCTGGTGGACGGCAGCCGGGGCGAAGCGGGCAATATTGCCTATGACCTGACCGAAGATCTTTCCAATGTCTGCCACTTTTTCGTCATCGAAACCTGGGCCTCGCAGCAGGCCATAGACGAGCACAACGACACGCCGCACTTCAGGGCCTTCGTAGGTTTTGTGGAAGGCAAGCTCAAGGGGCTGGCCATAACCCTGCTCAAAAAAGTTTTTTAG
- a CDS encoding class I SAM-dependent methyltransferase encodes MNTNGLLEHPASRTLLITLRIRSQEDDLPDGMFKDPGARKAVEGLPPEVFIFPVNHMTRVGTAVRVRYFDDLTKAFLHDKENPVVVQLGCGLDTRFWRTDSGKGVQINMDLPEVMRLRQELLPQTDERCLDWTGSILDRDWMHRLQQDYAGRNILFIAEGVLMYLREAEVRSLLRDLADNFPGAHLAFDTTGSFVCKKMNKNSAVSKLNAEMTWGYDHDGSLDKWHPRLRRLDMAFYFNRFRQRWGLTCLLHYFPPLGRASLMHYFAFAG; translated from the coding sequence ATGAATACAAACGGGCTTTTGGAACATCCCGCGTCAAGAACCTTACTCATAACCCTGCGCATCCGTTCGCAGGAGGATGACCTGCCCGACGGAATGTTCAAAGACCCCGGAGCGCGCAAGGCCGTGGAGGGGCTGCCGCCGGAGGTGTTCATCTTTCCCGTGAACCACATGACGCGTGTGGGCACGGCTGTACGTGTGCGCTACTTTGACGACCTGACCAAGGCTTTTTTGCATGACAAGGAAAATCCTGTGGTTGTCCAACTGGGCTGCGGACTGGACACCCGTTTTTGGCGCACCGATTCCGGCAAGGGCGTTCAGATCAACATGGATCTGCCGGAAGTGATGCGCCTGCGGCAGGAGCTTTTACCCCAAACCGACGAGCGCTGCCTTGACTGGACAGGCTCCATCCTTGACAGGGACTGGATGCACAGGCTGCAGCAGGACTACGCGGGCCGCAACATTCTGTTCATTGCGGAGGGCGTGCTCATGTATCTGCGCGAGGCGGAAGTGCGGTCGCTGCTCAGGGACCTGGCGGACAATTTTCCTGGTGCGCACCTCGCTTTTGACACAACGGGCAGCTTTGTATGCAAAAAAATGAATAAAAATTCTGCTGTCAGCAAACTCAATGCGGAAATGACCTGGGGCTATGACCATGACGGCAGCCTGGACAAATGGCACCCCCGCCTTCGCCGCCTGGATATGGCTTTTTATTTCAACCGATTCCGCCAGCGCTGGGGGCTGACCTGCCTGCTGCATTATTTTCCGCCCCTGGGCAGAGCCTCCCTTATGCATTATTTTGCCTTTGCGGGCTGA
- the serS gene encoding serine--tRNA ligase encodes MIDLKLVQKQPEVLAKALADRHSDLSVDAFLELDGKRRTLLTEIEGLKSKRNEASGQVAALKRSGQDATELLAELSTLSDRIKNLEGETVQAKAHVESWLMRVPNIPDSSVPLGANENENVEVSRWGSPRQFDFEVREHGDIGVALGGLDFERAARLTGSRFVVSLGWGARLERALAAFFLDRHTIHGDYTEVSPPYMVNRATMTGTAQLPKFEEDLFKLQDWDYFLIPTAEVPLTNLHAGEVLDEADLPRAYCAATPCFRSEAGSAGKDTRGMIRMHQFTKVEMVRFAHPDNSFNQLELMRGHACALLELLELPYRVITLCTGDMGFSSAKTYDVEVWMPAQKTYREISSCSNCTDFQARRADIRFKPKGGKTAFVHTLNGSGLPTGRTTAAILENCQQKDGSVILPKVLVPYMNGLEVIEPR; translated from the coding sequence ATGATCGATCTCAAACTGGTGCAGAAGCAGCCCGAAGTATTGGCCAAGGCTCTGGCCGACCGTCATTCGGATCTCAGTGTGGACGCTTTTCTTGAGCTGGACGGCAAACGCCGCACCCTGCTCACTGAAATCGAAGGCCTCAAGAGCAAACGCAATGAAGCCTCCGGTCAGGTGGCGGCTCTCAAGCGCTCTGGGCAGGATGCCACGGAACTGCTTGCCGAACTCTCCACTCTGTCTGACCGCATCAAGAACCTTGAAGGCGAAACAGTGCAGGCCAAGGCCCATGTGGAAAGCTGGCTCATGCGCGTGCCCAACATTCCCGACAGTTCCGTGCCCCTGGGCGCCAACGAGAACGAAAATGTCGAGGTCAGCCGCTGGGGCAGCCCGCGCCAGTTCGACTTCGAGGTGCGCGAACACGGCGACATCGGCGTAGCCCTGGGCGGTCTGGACTTTGAGCGTGCCGCGCGCCTGACAGGCAGCCGCTTTGTGGTGTCCCTCGGTTGGGGAGCCCGCCTTGAGCGCGCCCTGGCCGCCTTTTTTCTCGACCGCCACACCATCCACGGCGACTATACCGAGGTAAGCCCGCCCTACATGGTCAACCGCGCCACCATGACGGGCACGGCCCAGTTGCCCAAGTTTGAGGAAGACCTGTTCAAGCTGCAGGACTGGGACTATTTTCTCATTCCCACAGCCGAAGTGCCGCTGACCAACCTGCACGCGGGCGAAGTGCTGGATGAGGCCGATCTGCCCCGCGCCTACTGCGCGGCCACCCCCTGCTTTCGCTCGGAAGCGGGCAGTGCGGGCAAGGATACGCGCGGCATGATACGCATGCATCAGTTCACCAAGGTGGAAATGGTGCGCTTTGCCCACCCCGACAACAGCTTTAACCAGCTTGAACTCATGCGCGGCCATGCCTGCGCCCTGCTGGAACTGCTGGAACTGCCCTACCGCGTCATCACCCTGTGTACCGGCGACATGGGCTTTTCCTCCGCCAAGACCTATGATGTGGAAGTGTGGATGCCCGCGCAGAAAACCTACAGGGAAATATCGTCCTGTTCCAACTGCACCGATTTTCAGGCACGCCGGGCAGACATTCGCTTCAAGCCCAAGGGCGGCAAGACGGCCTTTGTCCATACCCTCAACGGCTCCGGCCTGCCCACAGGGCGCACCACCGCCGCCATTCTGGAAAACTGCCAGCAAAAAGACGGCAGCGTCATTTTGCCCAAGGTGCTGGTTCCCTATATGAATGGGCTTGAGGTTATCGAACCGCGCTAG
- a CDS encoding DUF1385 domain-containing protein yields the protein MEGVMMRNGESYGLAVRQADGAIVARRLPWFSLLRHPWLKKPFLRGFPVLLETLVNGIRALNRSVEVVAQGQEEEITGWHLVATMAAALLMAIGLFVVVPHLLSLGMLWLNLGGDVEGLTFHLWDGFFKCCIFMGYIKIISYVPDIRRVFQYHGAEHKTIHAFESGEEVNAANAARMSRLHPRCGTTFLLFVICISIILHAVLVPMLLALYTPQSAVAKHALTLFFKLLLMVPISALAYELIRYAARLPEGPLARVLQAPGLSLQKLTTYEPDESQLEVAVVALAEALGPEAGERVRTVPYTAQ from the coding sequence ATGGAAGGCGTCATGATGCGCAATGGCGAATCCTACGGTCTTGCCGTACGCCAGGCTGACGGGGCCATTGTCGCCCGCCGTCTGCCCTGGTTCTCGCTGTTGCGTCATCCCTGGCTGAAAAAGCCCTTCCTGCGCGGGTTCCCCGTGCTGCTGGAAACGCTGGTCAACGGCATCAGGGCGCTCAACCGCTCGGTTGAGGTCGTGGCTCAAGGGCAGGAAGAAGAAATCACCGGCTGGCACCTGGTTGCGACCATGGCGGCAGCCCTGCTCATGGCCATTGGCCTTTTTGTGGTCGTGCCGCATTTGCTGTCGCTGGGCATGCTCTGGCTGAACCTGGGCGGTGACGTGGAAGGGCTGACCTTTCACCTGTGGGACGGCTTTTTCAAGTGCTGCATCTTTATGGGCTACATAAAGATAATCTCTTATGTGCCCGATATCAGACGGGTTTTTCAGTATCACGGGGCAGAGCACAAGACCATCCACGCCTTTGAATCCGGCGAGGAAGTGAACGCGGCCAATGCCGCGCGCATGAGCCGTCTGCACCCCCGTTGCGGCACCACGTTCTTGCTCTTTGTCATCTGCATATCCATTATTCTGCATGCGGTACTGGTGCCCATGCTGCTGGCCCTGTATACGCCGCAGAGCGCCGTGGCCAAGCATGCCCTGACCCTGTTTTTCAAGCTGCTGCTGATGGTGCCCATCAGCGCGCTGGCATACGAGCTTATCCGCTATGCGGCGCGCCTGCCCGAGGGGCCGCTTGCCAGAGTGCTGCAAGCGCCGGGCCTGTCACTGCAAAAGCTGACCACCTACGAGCCGGACGAAAGCCAGCTTGAAGTGGCGGTAGTGGCCCTGGCCGAAGCGCTGGGGCCCGAGGCCGGGGAGCGGGTGCGCACGGTGCCCTATACCGCGCAGTAA
- the prfA gene encoding peptide chain release factor 1 — protein sequence MFAKLEGLEKKYLELEEALAQPDVFNDQDHYRKLTKAHADLRDVVGLFRRYRAVSEELAEGKQLLHDADPEMRAMAQEEVQKAEQKLPELEHELKVMLLPSDPLDEKNTILEIRAGTGGEEAALFAADLFRMYTRYAELKGWKVELMSESPSESGGYKEIICLIAGDRVYSHLKYEAGTHRVQRVPATEAQGRIHTSAATVAVMPEAEEVDVEIRPDDLRIDIYRASGAGGQHVNKTESAVRITHIPTNTVVTCQDERSQHKNKARAMKVLASRILAAERERQSSELSADRKAQVGSGDRSERIRTYNFPQGRCTDHRINLTMYSLERIMEGEIQSLVEALGTAAQAEALRAQATD from the coding sequence ATGTTCGCCAAATTAGAAGGTCTGGAAAAAAAATATCTGGAGCTTGAGGAAGCCCTCGCCCAGCCCGATGTTTTTAACGACCAGGATCATTACCGCAAGCTGACCAAGGCCCACGCCGACCTGCGCGACGTGGTGGGCCTTTTTCGCCGTTATCGTGCCGTGAGTGAAGAACTGGCCGAAGGCAAGCAGCTGCTGCATGACGCTGACCCGGAAATGCGCGCCATGGCCCAGGAAGAAGTGCAGAAGGCAGAGCAGAAACTGCCGGAACTGGAGCACGAACTCAAGGTCATGCTGTTGCCCTCCGACCCCCTTGATGAAAAAAATACCATCCTTGAAATCCGCGCCGGTACGGGCGGCGAAGAAGCGGCCCTTTTTGCCGCCGACCTCTTCCGCATGTATACGCGTTACGCCGAACTCAAGGGCTGGAAGGTGGAACTCATGAGCGAGTCCCCCTCCGAATCCGGGGGCTACAAGGAAATCATCTGCCTTATCGCTGGCGACCGCGTTTACAGCCATCTCAAGTATGAAGCGGGAACCCACCGCGTCCAGCGCGTGCCCGCCACCGAAGCGCAGGGGCGCATCCACACTTCCGCCGCCACCGTGGCCGTCATGCCCGAAGCCGAGGAAGTGGACGTTGAAATCCGCCCCGATGATCTGCGCATCGACATTTACCGCGCCTCTGGCGCTGGCGGCCAGCACGTCAACAAGACGGAATCGGCCGTGCGCATTACGCACATTCCCACCAATACCGTGGTCACCTGCCAGGACGAGCGCTCGCAGCACAAGAACAAGGCCCGCGCCATGAAGGTTCTTGCCTCGCGAATTCTGGCTGCCGAGCGCGAGCGCCAGAGTTCGGAACTGTCCGCAGACCGCAAGGCGCAGGTCGGCTCCGGCGACCGGTCGGAACGCATCCGTACCTACAACTTCCCGCAGGGCCGCTGCACCGACCACCGCATCAACCTGACCATGTACTCTCTGGAAAGGATTATGGAAGGCGAAATCCAGTCCCTGGTGGAAGCTCTGGGCACCGCCGCCCAGGCCGAGGCGCTCAGGGCCCAGGCTACTGATTAG
- the dsrA gene encoding dissimilatory-type sulfite reductase subunit alpha gives MAKHATPLLDQLESGPWPSFVSDIKQEAAVRAKNPRGIDYQIPVDCPEDLLGVLELSYNEKETHWKHGGIVGVFGYGGGVIGRYCDQPEMFPGVAHFHTMRVAQPAGKFYNTKFLRDLCDIWDMRGSGLTNMHGSTGDIVLLGTQTAQLEEIFFELTHNMNVDLGGSGSNLRTPEACLGQSRCEYACYNTQDMCYQLTMDYQDELHRPAFPYKFKFKFDGCPNGCVCAMARSDFAVVGTWKDDIKIDQEAVKAYVAGEFAPNAGAHSGRDWGKFDLQKEVVDRCPSQCMKWDGSKLSIKTADCVRCMHCINTMPRALHIGDERGASILVGAKAPVVDGAQMGSLLVPFISCEAPYDDVKEVIEKIWDWWMEEGKNRERVGETMKRLSFQKLLEVTDTPAAAYHVKEPRSNPYIFFKEEEVPGGWNRDLAAYRKRHQR, from the coding sequence ATGGCGAAACATGCAACCCCCCTGTTGGACCAGCTGGAAAGCGGCCCCTGGCCGAGCTTTGTGTCCGACATCAAGCAGGAAGCGGCTGTTAGGGCCAAAAATCCTCGGGGTATCGACTATCAGATCCCTGTGGACTGCCCTGAAGACCTGCTGGGTGTGCTTGAACTTTCCTATAATGAAAAGGAAACCCACTGGAAGCACGGCGGTATCGTTGGCGTGTTCGGTTACGGCGGCGGCGTTATCGGCCGTTACTGCGACCAGCCCGAAATGTTCCCCGGCGTTGCTCACTTCCACACCATGCGTGTGGCCCAGCCTGCGGGCAAATTCTACAACACCAAATTCCTGCGCGATCTGTGCGACATTTGGGACATGCGCGGCTCCGGCCTGACCAACATGCACGGCTCCACCGGCGACATCGTGCTTCTTGGCACCCAGACCGCTCAGCTTGAAGAAATCTTCTTCGAACTGACCCACAACATGAACGTGGACCTTGGCGGCTCCGGCTCCAACCTGCGTACGCCTGAAGCCTGTCTTGGCCAGTCCCGCTGCGAATATGCCTGCTACAACACGCAGGACATGTGCTACCAGCTCACCATGGACTACCAGGACGAACTGCACCGTCCCGCCTTCCCCTACAAGTTCAAGTTCAAGTTCGACGGCTGCCCCAACGGCTGCGTGTGCGCCATGGCGCGCTCCGACTTCGCCGTGGTAGGCACCTGGAAGGACGACATCAAGATCGACCAGGAAGCCGTGAAGGCCTATGTGGCCGGTGAATTCGCTCCCAACGCCGGCGCGCACTCCGGCCGCGACTGGGGCAAGTTCGACCTGCAGAAAGAAGTGGTGGATCGCTGCCCCTCCCAGTGCATGAAGTGGGACGGCTCCAAGCTCTCCATCAAGACTGCTGACTGCGTGCGCTGCATGCACTGCATCAACACCATGCCCCGCGCCCTGCACATCGGCGACGAACGCGGCGCAAGCATCCTCGTGGGCGCCAAGGCCCCCGTGGTTGACGGTGCTCAGATGGGTTCGCTGCTCGTGCCCTTCATCTCCTGTGAAGCCCCTTACGATGACGTCAAAGAAGTCATCGAAAAGATTTGGGACTGGTGGATGGAAGAAGGCAAGAACCGCGAACGCGTGGGCGAAACCATGAAGCGTCTGTCCTTCCAGAAACTGCTGGAAGTCACCGACACTCCTGCTGCCGCCTACCATGTCAAGGAACCCCGTTCCAACCCGTACATCTTCTTCAAGGAAGAAGAAGTGCCCGGCGGCTGGAACCGTGACCTTGCCGCTTACCGCAAACGCCATCAACGCTAG
- the rpmE gene encoding 50S ribosomal protein L31, whose amino-acid sequence MKKDIHPKVFNATITCACGNEESVLSTKGEHVNVEVCSACHPFYTGKQRFLDTAGRIDRFRKKYAKFDSK is encoded by the coding sequence ATGAAAAAAGATATTCATCCCAAAGTGTTCAATGCCACTATCACCTGCGCTTGCGGCAACGAAGAAAGCGTGCTCTCCACCAAGGGCGAACATGTGAACGTGGAAGTGTGCTCCGCTTGCCATCCCTTTTACACCGGCAAGCAGCGCTTCCTTGACACGGCTGGCCGTATTGACCGCTTCCGTAAAAAGTACGCCAAGTTTGATTCCAAATAG
- a CDS encoding septal ring lytic transglycosylase RlpA family protein: MTPALRALRNCLILALCVLLLAGCGSRGSWRKGGITGTKPYTVRGKTYYPLKSAHGFVEEGEASWYGPGFHGKTTANGERYNQYAMTAAHKLLPLGTKVRVTHMSNGRSIIVRINDRGPFVGDRVIDLSRAAATQLSIIGPGTGRVRIQSLGGVPQMRSDGDIDGAYFVQVGAFANKDNADRLTSDLARSGHKSRVHFGSNGMWNVQVGPWPDSFGAQKQLEIFSILYPGAFVVGD; this comes from the coding sequence ATGACTCCTGCCCTCCGCGCCTTGCGGAACTGCCTCATACTCGCGCTCTGCGTCCTGCTGCTGGCAGGGTGCGGCTCCAGGGGTTCCTGGCGCAAGGGCGGCATCACCGGCACCAAACCCTATACGGTTCGCGGCAAAACCTACTACCCTCTCAAATCCGCCCACGGATTTGTCGAAGAGGGCGAAGCCTCATGGTACGGGCCGGGCTTTCACGGCAAAACCACTGCCAACGGCGAGCGCTACAACCAGTACGCCATGACGGCGGCACACAAGCTGCTGCCCCTGGGCACCAAGGTGCGCGTCACCCACATGAGCAACGGCCGCAGCATTATTGTGCGCATCAATGACCGTGGGCCTTTTGTGGGCGATCGCGTCATAGACCTTTCACGCGCCGCCGCCACCCAGCTCAGCATTATCGGCCCCGGCACGGGGCGTGTGCGCATTCAGAGCCTTGGCGGCGTCCCGCAGATGCGCAGCGACGGCGACATTGACGGAGCCTACTTCGTGCAGGTGGGCGCTTTTGCCAACAAGGACAACGCCGACAGGCTCACCAGCGATCTGGCCAGGTCAGGACACAAGAGCCGCGTACACTTTGGCAGCAACGGCATGTGGAACGTGCAGGTGGGGCCGTGGCCCGACTCCTTCGGCGCGCAGAAGCAGCTTGAAATTTTCTCCATTCTTTACCCCGGCGCGTTTGTAGTCGGCGATTAG